Proteins encoded within one genomic window of Deinococcus cellulosilyticus NBRC 106333 = KACC 11606:
- a CDS encoding cold-shock protein, with the protein MPVGRVKWFNAEKGFGFIEHPGHPDVFAHYSAIKSQGFRKLNEGDEVEFEVEEGQRGKGPQAKNIVVTKAAPEGGNNSRPQRQSRW; encoded by the coding sequence ATGCCTGTAGGTCGAGTCAAGTGGTTTAACGCAGAAAAAGGATTTGGATTCATCGAGCACCCCGGTCACCCCGACGTGTTCGCTCATTACAGTGCTATTAAGAGCCAGGGCTTCCGCAAACTGAACGAAGGCGACGAAGTCGAATTCGAAGTGGAAGAAGGTCAACGTGGCAAAGGCCCACAAGCCAAAAACATTGTGGTGACCAAAGCTGCACCCGAAGGCGGCAACAACAGCCGTCCCCAGCGTCAAAGCCGCTGGTAA
- a CDS encoding alpha/beta fold hydrolase, whose product MHTDSVFYNTLELVRDGYHLRCLLEGQGTPTFVIGSHIYYPRTFSSHLREHLHLAFVDHRGYAETHDQHPPEHLELSRVLEDMEAFRQALGWKDMVLVGHSGHAYMALEYAKKHPERVSHLVLIAAGPSQSPEFEPIKERYFQEHASEERKMLQQKAFEGIEEAIAAHPERRFVTYCLAMGPRSWMDPHYDAAWLWQDLPVNMDVMDLLWGATFRDIQTTRGLDRFQKPTLIVMGKEDYLVAPYFTWEPVLPEFADVTLKVMDHSGHTPQLEEPEHFDAVLLAWLNTRK is encoded by the coding sequence ATGCATACCGATTCTGTCTTCTACAACACCCTTGAACTTGTCCGTGATGGCTACCATCTGCGCTGTCTGCTGGAAGGACAGGGCACGCCCACCTTTGTGATTGGCAGTCACATCTACTACCCCAGAACCTTTTCCAGCCACCTGCGCGAGCATTTGCATCTGGCTTTTGTGGACCATCGGGGTTACGCAGAGACCCATGACCAGCATCCACCTGAGCATCTGGAACTTTCCAGAGTTCTGGAAGACATGGAAGCGTTCAGGCAGGCCCTGGGCTGGAAAGACATGGTGCTGGTGGGACACTCTGGTCATGCCTACATGGCCCTGGAATACGCCAAAAAACACCCGGAACGCGTGAGCCATCTGGTGCTCATTGCAGCAGGTCCCAGCCAGAGCCCTGAATTTGAGCCCATCAAGGAACGGTACTTTCAGGAACACGCTTCTGAAGAACGCAAAATGCTGCAGCAAAAGGCTTTCGAAGGCATTGAGGAGGCCATTGCTGCCCATCCAGAACGCCGTTTTGTCACCTACTGTCTGGCCATGGGGCCGAGAAGCTGGATGGACCCCCATTACGACGCTGCATGGTTGTGGCAGGACCTCCCTGTGAACATGGATGTCATGGATCTCCTGTGGGGAGCTACCTTCCGGGACATCCAGACCACCAGGGGTCTGGATCGGTTTCAGAAGCCCACCCTGATCGTGATGGGCAAAGAAGATTATCTGGTGGCCCCTTATTTCACCTGGGAACCTGTGCTTCCCGAATTTGCGGATGTGACCCTGAAGGTGATGGACCACAGCGGCCACACCCCGCAACTGGAAGAACCCGAACACTTTGATGCTGTGCTGCTGGCCTGGCTGAACACCAGAAAATGA
- a CDS encoding endo-1,4-beta-xylanase, translated as MKHTALLVSLLLGMAQAQGLKDLAQKHDLLIGGAIDLRYLLDDPDYTDILEKDFNVLVAENAMKMDATEPQQNEFNFALGDLLATYASKHNMKLRGHTLLWHQQVPKWITSGTWNKDELEAIMKNHIQTVAAHYQGKVFAWDVVNEAISDSGGMRDTLWQKTLGDDYIARAFRYAREADPEAKLFYNDYSSEGMNQKSNDVYALVKKLKEQGVPIDGVGMQMHLSVLNPPSMEEVAANMKRLADLGLEVHITEFDVRSAGYPGTPAERHAAVGKLYGDVVKVCVQASNCTAFMTWGVADNHTWLPGDSPLMYDGFYNPKPAYFAVQEALKGQ; from the coding sequence ATGAAACACACTGCTCTCCTGGTTTCTCTGCTGCTGGGCATGGCCCAGGCCCAGGGCCTCAAGGACCTTGCCCAGAAACACGACCTCCTGATTGGTGGGGCCATCGACCTGCGCTACCTGCTTGATGACCCGGATTACACAGACATCCTGGAAAAAGATTTCAATGTGCTGGTTGCAGAGAATGCCATGAAAATGGATGCCACCGAGCCCCAGCAGAACGAGTTCAATTTTGCCCTAGGAGACCTGCTGGCCACCTACGCCAGCAAGCACAACATGAAACTGCGGGGACACACCCTGCTCTGGCATCAGCAGGTTCCAAAGTGGATCACCAGTGGAACCTGGAACAAAGATGAACTGGAAGCCATCATGAAAAACCACATTCAGACGGTGGCTGCCCATTACCAGGGCAAAGTCTTCGCCTGGGATGTGGTCAATGAGGCCATCTCAGATTCCGGGGGCATGCGAGACACGCTCTGGCAGAAGACCCTGGGAGACGACTACATCGCCCGGGCCTTCCGGTATGCCCGTGAAGCAGACCCGGAAGCCAAACTCTTTTACAACGACTACTCCAGTGAAGGCATGAACCAGAAATCCAACGATGTGTACGCACTGGTCAAGAAACTCAAAGAACAGGGGGTCCCGATCGATGGTGTGGGCATGCAGATGCACCTGAGTGTTCTGAATCCCCCGAGCATGGAAGAGGTGGCTGCAAACATGAAACGCCTCGCGGATCTGGGACTGGAGGTGCACATCACCGAGTTTGATGTGCGTTCCGCAGGGTACCCTGGCACCCCTGCCGAGCGTCATGCCGCAGTGGGAAAACTGTATGGGGACGTGGTCAAAGTGTGTGTTCAGGCCAGCAATTGCACGGCGTTCATGACCTGGGGGGTCGCGGACAACCACACCTGGTTGCCCGGAGACAGTCCCCTCATGTATGACGGGTTTTACAACCCCAAACCTGCCTACTTCGCTGTGCAAGAAGCCCTGAAAGGACAGTAA
- a CDS encoding GGDEF domain-containing protein: MLKIQQDRLQFIKWSGLFLIGSLGLLFPQGTENHWWMLPLLGVLVAFLWTRTSAHWTAAKVGVLLWSMGKVAFALDAEPPGHVLILLGYLLWAWNLVQLKDRTRSGMSLTLFLPLMAGVLAAILLKPTSLQAVYPLLDLFLLVLALPSLQAFMEGRTSLGRSIWITGLYALLATDLSEAFTNTPNHFLVYALIYTAFAYGIRLEEARQSESLTPITASAFVLLCTAQLVSHSLLPHEVGLLHFYLAFMGIFGLLLALRNHQKLTQKQFQTFNTALLTMLDTRESSYRELRMDELAVNLFENLRHILPELKGLQLEGTDTVLMGNPTPLLREEKVYMEGRPSTHVTFYFSEMPAQKHALEATINAAKYVIQYAARQHAMQAQLFVDPLTGVSNQRALPGITQRFEGLSSRQGSPVTLCLLDLDHFKKINDQHGHEVGDKALKLTATLIRKQLRGEDDMVRWGSDEFMIFLYNCTPEQAAGTLTRIRQKLKLFSQDRLGFTVSFSVGIAGGVVSLPGDLGKWMLSADLHLLDAKVRGRNQTISGG, from the coding sequence GTGCTGAAAATTCAACAAGACCGCCTGCAATTCATCAAATGGTCTGGTCTGTTCCTGATTGGCAGCCTGGGGCTTCTGTTTCCACAGGGCACAGAAAACCACTGGTGGATGCTTCCCCTGCTGGGCGTGCTGGTGGCCTTCCTGTGGACGCGCACCAGCGCCCACTGGACTGCGGCAAAAGTGGGGGTGCTCCTGTGGAGCATGGGCAAGGTGGCATTCGCACTGGATGCTGAACCCCCCGGACATGTCCTGATCCTGCTGGGATACCTGCTGTGGGCATGGAATCTGGTGCAACTCAAGGACCGCACCCGCAGCGGGATGTCCCTCACCCTGTTTTTGCCTCTGATGGCTGGCGTGCTGGCCGCCATTCTGCTGAAGCCCACTTCACTGCAGGCCGTCTATCCCTTGCTGGACCTGTTTCTGCTGGTGCTGGCCCTTCCTTCCCTGCAGGCGTTCATGGAAGGAAGAACCTCCCTGGGCCGCTCCATCTGGATCACAGGTCTGTATGCCCTGCTGGCCACCGACCTCAGCGAGGCCTTCACCAACACCCCCAACCACTTTCTGGTGTATGCCCTGATCTATACGGCCTTCGCTTACGGCATCCGTCTGGAGGAAGCCAGACAGTCTGAGAGCCTGACCCCCATCACCGCATCTGCGTTTGTGTTGCTTTGCACGGCACAACTGGTCTCACATTCCCTGCTGCCCCATGAGGTGGGCCTGCTGCACTTCTATCTGGCTTTTATGGGAATTTTTGGGCTGCTGCTTGCCCTCAGGAACCACCAGAAGCTGACCCAGAAGCAGTTCCAGACCTTCAACACGGCCCTGCTCACCATGCTGGACACCCGCGAATCCTCCTACCGTGAGCTGCGCATGGATGAACTGGCTGTGAACCTTTTTGAAAACCTGCGGCACATCCTCCCAGAGTTGAAAGGGCTTCAGCTGGAGGGCACAGACACCGTGCTGATGGGAAACCCCACCCCTCTGCTCCGTGAGGAGAAGGTGTACATGGAAGGCCGGCCCAGCACCCACGTCACCTTCTACTTCAGCGAGATGCCTGCCCAGAAACACGCCCTGGAAGCCACCATCAATGCCGCCAAATACGTGATCCAGTATGCAGCCAGACAGCATGCCATGCAGGCCCAGCTCTTCGTGGACCCCCTCACGGGCGTGTCCAACCAGCGGGCACTTCCTGGCATCACCCAGCGCTTTGAAGGTCTTTCCAGCAGACAGGGCTCTCCTGTGACCCTTTGCCTGCTGGACCTCGACCATTTCAAAAAAATCAACGATCAGCATGGTCATGAAGTGGGAGACAAAGCCCTCAAACTCACCGCCACCCTGATCCGCAAACAGCTCAGGGGTGAAGATGACATGGTGCGCTGGGGCAGCGATGAATTCATGATCTTTCTGTACAACTGCACCCCGGAACAGGCGGCAGGAACCCTGACCCGCATCCGGCAGAAGTTGAAGCTTTTCAGCCAGGACCGCCTGGGCTTCACGGTCAGTTTCTCGGTGGGCATCGCAGGAGGGGTGGTGTCTCTGCCCGGAGACCTGGGCAAGTGGATGCTGAGTGCAGATTTGCACCTGCTGGACGCAAAGGTGCGGGGCAGAAACCAGACGATTTCTGGCGGGTGA